A window of Cottoperca gobio unplaced genomic scaffold, fCotGob3.1 fCotGob3_208arrow_ctg1, whole genome shotgun sequence genomic DNA:
ttcgactggccgataaccttctcagtcaaagtcagcagggtcccacccttgctgtacacagcttggatggttcctcgcttccccctcctgaggtgccggatggttttccagaagcaccttggtgccgaccgaaagtccttctccataacttctccgaacttctcccacacccgctgctttgcctctgacacggcagaagctgccgcccttctagtccttcggtaccctgcaactgtttccggagtcctcccggataacataacccggaaggactccttcttcagtcggatggcttccctgaccaccggagtccaccacggtgttcgagggttaccgccccttgaggcacctaagaccttgaaaccacagctcatcaccgcagcttcagcaatagaggttttgaacatcgcccactcaggttcaatgcccccaacctccacagggatgtctgaaaagctccgccagaggtgtgagttaaagatccccaggacaggggcttcctccagacgttcccagttcacccgcactacccgtttgggtttaccaggtctgtccagagtcttcccccaccccttgatccaactcaccaccagatggtgatcagtttgaaagctccacccctctcttcacccgagtgtccaaaacatgcggcctcagatcagatgatacgattacaaaatcgatcattgacctttggcctagggtgctctggtaccacgtgcacttatgagcatccttatgttcgaacatggtgtttgttatggccattccatgactagcacagaagtccaacaacaaacgaccgttcgggtttagatcagggaggcccttcctcccaatcacgcctctccaggtgtctccatcgtttcccacgtgtgcgttgaagtctcccagcaagactacggagtcccctactggagccccctgcagggctccattcagggtctccaagaaggccgaatactccgaactgcggtttggggcataggcacaaacaacagtcagagttttcccccccataacccgaaggcgtagggagttgaccctctcgtccacccgGGTAatctccaacgtagcggcgctcagccggggactagtgagtatccccaccccggcccgacgcctcacaccttgggcaactccggagaagaatagagtccaacccctatctaGGAGTACGGTTCTagagccaagactgtgtgtagaggtaagccccaccagatccaaccggtagcgctccacctcccgcactagttccggctccttcccccacagagaggtgacgttccacgtccccagagccagcctctgctgcccgggtctggtccgtcgaggtccctgaccatcactgccacccgtgtgacagcgcacccgactccagcggtttttcccgctgagtggtgggcccacagtatggatggatgggaggcaccacgtagcttcttcgggctgtgcttgaccgggctccgtggcaaacccggccaccaggcgctcgctgtcgggccctccctctgggcctggctccagacgggggccccgggcttcctccgggcagggtctctcctttcctttccctttttttcatgaagtcgtttttgaaccattcttagtctggcccttCGCCTGaaaccaatttgccttgggagaccctaccaggagcactgggctccagacaacacagctctcaggttcatagggacacacaaacctctccaccacgataaggtgatggttcccagagaggctaAATGTATCTAAATattccaaaataaatgtattttataaatatatataataaatatataagtttAAATATAATTTCCAGTGTTGTGACGTCAAACTGCTTCGTGAAACTTTTCTGATTCGTCTTGAACGCAGCTAAACTCAATTAttgagccatgctagctgtttccccgtgTTTGCAGTCTTTaggctaagctacgctaacggACTGCTTTTTCATCAGTAAAACTATCATTTAACCAGATTAATTAAATGTCCTGTTCATTAATGCTCCaaataactaaactaaataatcTGTAACGTCTTGTGGTTTGTacctgttttattatattatattaactgtagttttactttgttttgcaCGCCGTCTGGATGCTCTACTGTAGTTTGTAAAGCCTTGTGATTGATAATGTGCTGTATACATACGTGTCGTGCTGCTCGCAGGCGCCTGCATCAGCCTGAAGGAGCCCATGCTGGCTGCAGCCGTGGAGAACTGTCTGCGCAGCTTCATGAAGGCTTTCTGCTGCGACAACTACAAGGACGAGGCggtgctgcagcagctcatGTGTCTCCACTATCCGAGAGGAAACAGGCCGCAGATCATCGTCAGCCGGTTCTCTGACAAAGTTTACAACATCCATGGACGGTCAGCAGCAGCGTCTCActtctgttgctttgtgttGTCGAACTCTTTGTAGAGCTTCATCTTGTTTCCTTGTCTGCTGTTTCGTAGGAAAGCTGTTCACGCAGAGTATCCGTCTGTGCTGGATATAATCACAGCGACGAGTTCGGTCATCATCAACTGCCTGATCGACATGAGGGGCATCGAGTCCATCCTCATCATAAAGGTCGCTTTGAATTTCACTTCACTCAGGAGTGTTTGCTATTTgatgtatttagtttttatttattagttttcatatattttgttttttatatattttatttttcataaatcaattttttatatatatatatttctttatttttttaatttttcatatatttagttttttatatattttaatttgagtttttatatatttaggttttatatatttaggttttatgtatttagtttttatatatttagtttttaaatatttagtttttatatatttagtttttatatatttaggttttatatatttaggttttatatatttaggttttatatatttaggttttatatatttagtttttatatatttaggttttatatatttgtttttacatatttagtttgttatatCTTTCGTTTTTCTATCTTTACGGTTTTTATCCTCTTTCGTTTTTCTCTATTTCGGTTTTCTCTCTTTAGGTTTTCTCTCTTAGGTTTTCTCTCTTTCGTTTTCTCTCTTTCGGTTTTCTCTCTTTCGTTTTTCTATGTTAGTTTTTCTATTTAGGTTTTCTCTCTTTCGTTTTTCCCTCTTTcgttttctctgtttcttttctctctttcgttTTTCTCTTtcgttttctctcctttctttttctctctttcggTTTTCTCTCTTTCGTTTTTCTCTGTtcgtttttctctctttcgGTTTTCTTTTtcgtttttctctctttctgttttctctctttcgttTTTCCCTCTTCGTTTTTCTCTGTTTCGTTTTTCTCTGTTtcgttttttctctctttcgttTTTCTCTTTCGGTTTTCTCTCTTtcgttttttctctctttcgttTTCTCTCTTTCGTTTTTCCCTCTTTCGTTTTTCTCTGTTtcgtttttctctctttcgGTTTTCTCTCTTTCGTTTTTTCTCTTTCGGTTTTCTCTCTTTCGGTTTTCTCTCTTtcgtttttctctctttcgtttttctctgtttcgtttttctctctttcggttttctctctttcgtttttctctctttcgtttttctctgtttcgttttttctctctttcgttTTCTCTCTTTCGGTTTTCTCTCTTTCGGTTTTCTCTCTTTCGTTTTTCTCTGTTTCGGTTTTCCTGTTtcgtttttctctctttcgttTTCTCTGTTTCGTTTTCTCTCTTTCGGTTTTCTCTCTTTCGTTTTCTCTCTTTCGGTTTTATAATttaggttttatatatttaggttttatatatttaggttttatatatttagttttttatatgttagttttttatatattaggttttatatatttaggttttatatatttagtttttatatgtttagttttatatatattttaggttttatatatttaggttttatatatttaggttgtatatatttagtttttatatgtttaggtttttatatgtttagttttttatatatttagttttattatgtttagttcttatatatttaggttttatatatttaggttttatatatttaggttttatatatttagtttttatatatttaggtttctatatatttagtttttatatattaggttttatatatttaggttttatatatttagtgtttatatatttagtttttatatgtttagtttttatatatttaggttttatatatttatgtttttatatgtttagtttttatatatttagtttttatattatttagtttttatatgtttagtttttatatatttaggttttatatatttaggttttatatgtttaggttttatatatttaggttttatatatttaggttttatatatttaggttttatatatttagttttatatgtttaggtttttaatatttagtttttatatgttagtttttatatatttaggtttttatatagtttagtttttatatatttaggttttatatatttagtttttatatatttaggttttatatatagtttttatatttaggttttatatatttagtttttatatatttaggttttatatATTAGTTTTACATATTAGTTTTTCATAAAtcaattttttatatttttgttttcatatattctttttttatatatttagttagaATGTTCACATATTGAGTTGTTTAAGTTTCACATATGAAGATTTAGAAGTTGTGTTTCAGGAGAAGACAAAGCGCGGCGGGTCATGCAGCAGAGCCGACCTCCCGCTAACTGCAGGGAAGCGTTCACAGCTGAGGGAGACCAAGTTTATCCGAACCGCTACTACACCTCCGACTTCAGCGTGGCCAGGTACCTGGGCGGCGACCTCGAGACGGAGATCAggtaaataaacagtttttataTCAGCTGTGAAAGTTTGATGATAAAAAGAGTTCACAGATATTTAGATATTAAGAGCGAAGTGGAGTTTATTTAAACGTGAGGATCTCTTTACGCTTGTACGTAATCTCATCCTTTGAGATGAACCGTGGCTTCCTGTCTCAGTTTGTTGGCGTCCGAGCTGGAGAATCATGGAGCCCAGCTGAGCAAGTTCCAGCTGCACGTGTCCTCCGTCACTGAGCACCTCCGGAGCATGGAGAGCGAGCTGAGCCGCAGCGCCAGGACCCTGAAGAGCACGCTGGTCAGTACcagggactgtgtgtgtatgtactcgTATGTATACACACGTATATCTCACCTTAGGCCATAacgcctcatttacatattgaaacacttgtgatataaaAGATGCTGATGTGAGTGATGAAGAACGTCTCAGATGATTCTGTGAGTTTAATGTTTGCTGAGTGCTCAAAGATAAATTGTATTAATTCTGTTTGTGAAGTTTAAATTGGAAATAATTTCAGGCGTGTGTGAACGAAGTGAAGGCGTCTATCTCCGAGCTGCAGGCGGCGAGCGAGCAGCACGTGGAGGACATCAGCTCGCTGGTGATTCTTTAGGGTTTTATTTGTACACGTACGAGTCTCCTCCCAGAGGATGTGAATCTAATGTGTGAACACGCAGGAGGAAGTCGCCGCAGAGAGCCGACACAAGATCGAGGCGGAGAGACGGGCCGTCCACGAGGCGAAGGCGGCGCTGGACGAACATCGAGACGCAGCCGCGGACCTCGAGTCCAAACACTCGTCCGTCAGAGAGCGAggagatcagctgtgtgaggACACGGAGCCACTGAAGGTCAGAACAGTAACACAGTACAAAGTGCttttacagaaacatatttaaagatgtttaaaaacattaaagagtcaagagaacagaaataaagttaaacacaagaataaaatgaCCGTAAAATAAGAAGAACGATTTGGTTTAATAAAAGTCTTCAGTCTTAAATTTAAAAGAAGTGAGAGTTGcagttttctgggagtttgttattgaaatatacagtgtgtgtgtatatatatatgtgtatatatgggtgtgtgtatatatgtgtgtgtgtgtgtgtgtgtatatatgtatatatatatatatatatatatatatatatatatatatatatatatatacacacacacacacacatacacacatacacacacacacacacatatacatacatacatccatccatcgtctaccgcttatccggggtcgggtcgcagggggcagcagctccagtaaggaaccccaatcttcccttctccgggccacatcctccagctccgactgggggatcctgaggcgttcccaggccagtgaggagatatcatctctccaccgagtcctgggtcttccccggggtctcctcccagctggacgtgcctggaacacctccctagggaggcgcccaggtggcatccttactagatgaaccacctcaactggctcctttcaacgtaaaggagcagcggctctactccgagtctctcctgatggctgagcttctcaccctctctctaagggagacgccacccgtctgagaaaacccatttcggccgcttgtacccgtgatctcgttctttcggtcatgacccagccttcatgaccataggtgaggataggaacgaagatcgaccggtagattgagagctttgccttctggctcagctctcttttcgtcacaacggtgcggtaaagtgactgtaataccgcccccgctgctccgattctccggccaatctctcactccatcgtcccctcactcgcgaacaagaccccgaggtacttgaactccttcacttggggtaatggctcattccctacccggagtaggcaatccaccggtttcctgctgagagccatggcctcagatcttgaggtgctgatcctcatcccaaccgcttcacactcggctgcgaaccgatccagtgactgttgaaggtcacagaccgatgatgccatcaggaccacatcatctgcaaagagcagcgatgagatcctcaggtcaccgaactgcaacccctctcctccacgactacgcctcgatatcctatccatgaaaatcacgaacaggaatggtgataaagcgcagccctggcggaggccaacattcactgggaacgagtccgacttactgccgagtatccggatacaactctcgctttgggcgtacagggattggatggccctcagaagtgaccccctcaccccatactcccgcagcacctcccacagtatcacccgggggacccggtcatacgccttctccagatccacaaaacacatgtagaccggatgggcgtactcccaggccccctccaggatccttgcgagagttggtctgttgttccacgaccaggacggaatccgcattgttcctcttcaatcagaggtgagaagtgtgatacccctgtagttggcacacactctctggtccccctttttaaataggggaaccaccaccccaggTCTGCCAAcgccctaggcactgtcccagacttccacgcaatgttgacgaggcgtgtcaaccaagacagcccctcaacacccaaagccttcagcatttctggacggatctcatcaacccctgcggctttgccactgtggagttgtttgactacaatatatttatatatttatttatttattttaacatgttaaaaacaagatttctttgtttctctgcactGAAGGatgaacaacaataaaaacatgggCATTAGCCGAACAGTCGGTGCATCCTTCACTATTGTTCCTCTGCAGGATGTGAAGGCTGAAGTGAGTTGaattcttgttgttgtttgtggagCTCAGGACGAGCAGCTGACGCTGGAGGCTGACTGCAGCAAACTGGAACAAATCCTCAAGATTCTAGAGAACAAACTGAAGACTCAcgaagaaaacatccaaacgaTGAGAAGTGATCTCAaccagagagaagaagagttaCAGGTAACACCAGCTGCTGTATTCACCTGCACGTCATTCATGTTGCTTCACTCAGAGACTTAAACTATGTATCTTCCAACTCgtgttcttcagacgagaggaacatgagaacatgagagtgtgtgtgtgtaactgtgtgtgtagatgtaaactctccacagctacattacataacgcctcatgtacatattaaacacttgtaatataaacttgtgttgatgtgagtcatgaagtggggaagctttgtgtgtgtgtgtgtgtgtgtgtgtgtgtgtgtgtgtgtgtgtgtgtgtgtgtgtcgacagGAGTTTGTGGTCAAAGCCTCAGAGATCAGTCCCGAGCGGCAGCAGGTGAGCGGCAGCACGAAGAGCATCGACGGTGAAATCACTCGCCTGCAGAAGAAGATCAACGTGTACGAGAGCAGCCACGGCGAGCAGCAGCAGGCGGTCCGGTGAGGACACTCTGCTGACGATGAGTAACTCTGTTAACGCACGACTTTCCCTGTAATGTGATATTCAGCTGTTTCTGTGCACAGAAATAAAATCTCAATAAAtcaaaagtttatttattttaataaataacttttttttgtaattattttccaaattatttatttctgttaacATTTGTACACATgagccacaacacacacatatatatatatatatatatatatatatatatatatatatatatatatatatatatatatatatatatatatatatatatatatatatatatatatatatatatatatatatatatatgtgtgtgtgtgtgcaggaatgtgcaaaggttcccaGTAAAGAGTGTGTTCTGATGTGTGAttacatgtgtgttaatgtgaagtgtgtgtgtgtgtgtgtgtgtgtttgggccCTCAGGGAGTACGCGGAGGCGCTGTCTCTGTACAGACAGAAAACCAACCAGGTGAGAGACCTGCGCAGGTTCATCGACCGCCTCGACAACATCATGTCCGACAGGCAGAGCAGATACAAAACACTGCGAAGGTAAATGCGTGTCCAGAAGCAGGAAGTGCTGCAGTGCTGAAGGTGTTGACTTCAGTGtggttctggttctggctcCTCCTGCAGGTCGCTGTCTGTCCGATGCAAGTTATACTTTAATAACTTCCTGATCAAGATGAACTGCTGCGGCTCCATGATCTTTGACCACAGCAACGAGACGCTCTCCATATCGGTGCGTCTTtctaacaataaataaatgactttaataACACAGTAAGGGGGGGTCCTGTgtggatataataataaatgttatttcattcattattacagaaataaatcaataaacatgcaggtacatttaaaaataaatatgcacagaaataaaagctttaataaaacaaaagcatttatttatttgaataatttattattttctgttaacagtttttatttatttccctattaattaatttcctcttttattaaaataaatacattttctgaatgTATTTTTCTATGTCTGAGCAGATTCATCTCTTCAGAAATGAAcctgcacatttatttgataattgattCTTTATTCCTAACGGCAGCTTCAGTCCTCCAGACGCTGCGACAGGAttcatccctcctctcttttcaacaatctttctttttcatttatgaATTCACAAAAACACTGATTACAAGTAATGCACAAAGCCGTCTTTGCACCTGTGCAGGTGAAGCCTCCGGGCCGGGAGGACGAGGGCGTGAGTGACATGAGGTCTCTGTCTGGAGGAGAGCGCTCCTTCTCCACCGTCTGCTTCATGCTCTCGCTGTGGGAGATCACAGAGTCGCCCTTCAGGTGCCTCGACGAGTTCGACGTCTACATGgtgagcgcgcacacacacacacacacacacacacacacacacacacacacacacacacacacacatatatatatatatatatattatatagataatatatatatatatatatatatatatatatatatatatatatatatatatatatatatatatatatatatatatatatgtatatatgtatgtgtgtgtgtgtgtgtgtctgtatatatacagacacacacacatatatacagacacacacacacacatatatatttacagacacacacacacacacacacatatatacagacacacacacacacacatatatataatatatacagacacacacatatatatatatatatacagacacacacacacacacatatatatatatatagacacacacacacatatatatacagacaacacacacacacatatatatacagacacacacacacacacatatatatatatatagacacaacacacacaccatatatatatatataatattatatacagacacacacatacctatatatatatactagacacacacacacacacatatatatactaatagaccacacacaccacatattatatacaggacacacacacacacatatatctacagacacacacacacacacatatatatatatacagaacaccacaccacacacacataatatatcagacccacacacacacacatatatatatatatagacacacacacacacacatatatatatatatatatatatatatatatatagacacacacacacatatatatatatatatatatatatatacagacacacacacacatatatatatatagacacacacacacacatatatatatatacacacacacacacatatatatacagacacacacacacacacatatatatatatatacagacacacacacacacacacacatatatatatatatatatatatatatatatatatatacagacacacacacacacatatatatacagacacacacacacacacacatatatacagacacacacacacacacatatatatacagacacacacacacacatatatatacagacacacacacacacacacatatatacagacacacacacacacacacatatatacagacacacacacacacacatatatatacagacacacacacatatatatacagacacacacacacatatatatacagacacacacacacatatatatacagacacacacacatatatatacagacacacacacacacatatatatacagacacacacacatatatatacagacacacacacacatatatatacagacacacacacacacacacacacagaaataagaGGACATGTGTTCTTGTGTACTTCACTTCCTGATTTGCATTTAAAGATGATGAACTTTCACTCACTTTGATGaacttgtgttttaaatgtaggaCATGCACAATCGCAGGATCTCTCTGGATCTCCTGCTGGAGCTGTCGGAGCGGCAGCACCTCCGACAGTTTATCTTCGTCACTCCGCTCACCACCAGGTGGCGCTCTTCTTCACACGCGCTCCTTTCCTTGTCCTCAATACTTAACTTTGATATCTTTGTTTCCTGTAAGGCTAAAGCGTGCAATCACATCAATTatagatttatttaattatgacTCGTTGTAATAACTTGCAATAAACAATTAAGGACGGATTCACAGCGTATGTatcgtatgtacagtatgttctttgttttttgtttgacaGTGTGTCAgagatatttaataatatttaataaactaatatttaattaattaatatttaataaactaatatttaataaattaatatttaataatatttaattaattaatatttaattaactaatatttaatcatatttaattaattaatatttaaccaatatttaattaattaatatttaattaactaatatttaatcatatttaattaattaatatttaatcatatttaaccaatatttaattaattaatatttaattaactaatatttcattaattaatatttaattatatttaaccaatatttaattaattaatatttaatcatatttaaccaatatttaattaattaatatttaattaactaatatttcattaattaatatttaattatatttcattaactaatatttaatgtttttcagtAATCTGCCCAAAACCAGACTCATCAAAATCCACAAGCTTCAGGATCCGGAGAGAattgatgaagatgatgatggaCGTGATCAAGGTGATGAAGTTGATGGATGTGAGGAAGATGTTGGACGTGAGGACGATGACGGAGGTGATGAAGATGGTGTTGgataagatgatggtgttggaggtgatgaagatgatggaggggatgaagatgatgatggtgttggaggtgatgaagatgatggaggggatgaagatgatgatggtgttggcggtgatgaagatgatggacAGAGGAGGATGACGTGTCGCTGTATATTTCTGTATGTGAGTTTTATTGCTGCGatgacttcctgtctgctcagtgttgtgttgcaggTTTCCAG
This region includes:
- the smc6 gene encoding structural maintenance of chromosomes protein 6, which codes for MSKRKSKVIGDLSAVKSRRVTEDLQRASCSGCTNSATGDIGLIESVTLKNFMCHRLLGPFQFGPNVNFIVGNNGSGKSAILTALIVGLGGKATVTNRAVSLKDFVKTSENSAEVTVKLRNRGPDAYKRGVYGDCVCVEQRIFMDGSRSCRLKSSSGQLISNKKEELTCILDHFNIQLDNPVSILNQEMSKQFLHSKSESDKYKFFMKATLLEQMKTDYIHIKNTKTVTRQQVERQEESLKDLKHEFLQKKETYEKLPSFSDMKAVLENLKKAMAWCLVREKEQLVQRLKDDVEKEEKNHKHQDDLQLCQTKLTHAEKKLQCMKSRVDGVGQEQESLSEDNLKLKEQMKLISRAHKEQELVYFRALNKLKQSEREQNLLQEKIDKAKTSLSLNNDGETEYAKQQKKICGLTEQLVELEHTSSQLNADINSKHQALFKGREERDKLRLEERSIQVLYESKVRRKNQIVASRSNKLKRFGDQVPDLLHSISEAHTAGRFLKRPVGPIGACISLKEPMLAAAVENCLRSFMKAFCCDNYKDEAVLQQLMCLHYPRGNRPQIIVSRFSDKVYNIHGRKAVHAEYPSVLDIITATSSVIINCLIDMRGIESILIIKVALNFTSLRKDKARRVMQQSRPPANCREAFTAEGDQVYPNRYYTSDFSVARYLGGDLETEISLLASELENHGAQLSKFQLHVSSVTEHLRSMESELSRSARTLKSTLACVNEVKASISELQAASEQHVEDISSLEEVAAESRHKIEAERRAVHEAKAALDEHRDAAADLESKHSSVRERGDQLCEDTEPLKDEQLTLEADCSKLEQILKILENKLKTHEENIQTMRSDLNQREEELQEFVVKASEISPERQQVSGSTKSIDGEITRLQKKINVYESSHGEQQQAVREYAEALSLYRQKTNQVRDLRRFIDRLDNIMSDRQSRYKTLRRSLSVRCKLYFNNFLIKMNCCGSMIFDHSNETLSISVKPPGREDEGVSDMRSLSGGERSFSTVCFMLSLWEITESPFRCLDEFDVYMDMHNRRISLDLLLELSERQHLRQFIFVTPLTTSNLPKTRLIKIHKLQDPERIDEDDDGRDQGDEVDGCEEDVGREDDDGGDEDGVG